The Maridesulfovibrio sp. genomic sequence TTGATACGCTATCGCGCTTTTTGTAGATCGCATTTCGTCTCTGGTGGCAGGATGGCTAAGCTGCTCCGCTCTATGTCTCTGTAGGACTTGGAGAAAGCTTTTCGCCTAACGGATATTGGTCTCTGCGCTCTCTAATTGAATAACTTGGGGCAATTTAGAATATATTCTAAGTTGCCCTTTCTCTTTACTCACGGCTATCTTTGAGGCACGAATAGGCAAGCTATGCCTCAACTTTACCTACTAAAAGGTTTTGGGATTCTTAAACCCTTTTTACGCAAATCCGCAGGACAGCGGATCAAAAGGGTTTGAGCCTCCGGAGGCAAAAAAGCCGGAGGCATTCTTTTGGATTCACAACATCAGGATTTACAAGTTAAATCATTCCAGCTGGTCAAGCTTCTTTCATGGACTTTGCTGATTGTCATTATTGCCAGCAGTCTGGGGCTTTCCGTTTTTCTTGCCAAGCATGCGGACGAGACTCTTCTTGAAAAGCAGAAGGAATTTGCCCTGTTGCAGGCTGAGAACCTTAACCATCAGATTTACCGCCGTTTTATTCTGCCCACCATCATCGGTTATGGCCGTATCGGGCTTAAAAACAAGGAACAAATGGACCGCCTCGATCAGGTGATACGTTCCACGGTACATAGTTTCAAGGTAAATGAAGTGCGCATCTACGATCCTGAACTCACGGTTTCATATTCAACTGAAAGTGAAATGATCGGGTCAGAGGATCTGGCCGGTGAATTTATCAAGCAGGTTCTGGATAGCGGTAAGCCGCACTATGAGTTTATCAGCAAAAAATCCACGCTGGCGTTGATATTTGATTTTCATATGCGTCCCGGAACAATGCAGCTCAAGATTGTTTACCCGTTGCGTTCGGAAAAGAGCCTGAATATTGATGAAAACGTGATTATGGGCGTGATGGAGATTACTCAGGATATTACTGAAGACTACCAGTCAGTAATTAATTTTGAGCGGCTGATTCTGTTTACTTCCAGTTTTTCGGCTCTGATTCTTTTTGCCACCATCATGGCCATCATCCGCCGTGCCGATATTATTAATGAACAGCGTATGAAGGAGCGGCAGGAATTTGAAAAGGAATTGAACCAGAGTGAGAAGCTGGCCAGCATCGGGCGCATGGTTTCCGGTGTGGCGCATGAAATCCGTAATCCGCTGGGGATTATCCGTTCCAGCTCTGAATTGCTGCTTAAGAGGATGAAGGAAAGCGACCCGGTAAATGTGAAGATTCTGGGGGCAATACACGAAGAAACCAAACGCCTTAGCCGCACGGTCAGTGATTTTCTTGATTATGCAAGACCGCGTAAGATTGCCCTGAACGAGCTTGATCCGGCAGATCTGCTGGATAAAATCTATATGTTTCTGGAATCCAAGTGCCGGGAAAGCAACATCGAGCTGCGACGCGATTATATGCACGGTTACAAAGTTTGCGCTGACGATGATCTGCTTTACCGGGCTTTTTACAATCTTATCGGTAACGCCATGCAGGCAGTGGAGGAGGACGGGCATATCGCTGTCTCCATTGTCGAAGCAGAAGGCGGAATCAATGTGGTAGTTTCTGACTCGGGCTGCGGTTTCCCGCCTGAAATAATAGAAAAGGTCAAGGATCCTTTCTTCACCACCAAGGACAACGGAACCGGCTTGGGGCTTGCCATTGTGACTAATATTGTGGAAAGCCATAACGGAAAGCTTCGTATCGGGAATAATCCCGAAGGCGGGGCTCGGCTGGAAATATTTTTACCTGAAAAGAAAAACTGCTAAAAACGAAAATGCCTGCAAATATACTCATACTGGACGACGAACAGAACTACCTGCTCATTCTGGAAGCCCTGCTTTCGGATGAAGGGTATACAATTACCGCCCTTTCCGACCCGGAAACAGGTTTGGCCTACCTTGATGAATCAGAGGTTGATCTGGTCATTACCGACATGAAGATGCCAAAGCTTACCGGGCAGGATGTGCTTGAACATGTGAAAAAGAATTTTCCGCACATCCCGGTGATTATCATGACCGCTTTCGGGTCGATTGAATCCGCTGTGGAAGCCATGAAAATAGGTGCCTTTGATTACATAACCAAACCATTTGCCAACGAAGAGCTGCTTCTTTCGGTGACCAAGGCTGCTCAGTTCGCCAAGGCGCAGCAGGAAAACAGACAGCTTCGTGAGCAGATCAAAGACCGCTATTCACCAAGCAATATTATCGGTCGTTCCAAGCCCATGATGCAGGTCTTTGATATGATCAGCAAAGCAGCTCCGGGCAGTTCCACAGTGCTTGTCACCGGGGAATCAGGGACAGGTAAGGAACTGGTGGCGCAGGCTATCCATCAGGCTTCACCGCGTTGTGACAAACCTTTTGTCTCGGTCAACTGCATGGCTTTTAACACCGGTGTACTGGAAAGTGAGCTGTTTGGGCACGAGAAAGGTTCATTTACCGGAGCAGTAGCCCGCAAAAGGGGACGTTTTGAAGCTGCGGATAAAGGAACACTTTTTCTCGATGAGATCGGTGAAATTTCCCATGACATGCAGGTCAAGCTGTTACGCGTGTTACAGGAAAAGACCATTGAACGTGTAGGTGGTGGGGAATCCATCAAGGTGGACATCCGTATCGTCGCAGCCACAAACAAGAATCTCAAGGAAGCTGTGGAAAAAGGCGAATTTCGGGAAGACCTCTATTACCGCCTTAATGTAGTCAGTATTGAAATGCCTCCCCTGCGGGAGCGGCGTGAGGACATTCCATTTCTGGTGGATCACTTCCTTGCCACCTACTCAGCCGACAACAACAAGGAGTTCGACGGCTTTGCTCCGGCGGCAATGGATTATATGACCGCCTATGAATGGCCAGGAAACGTCCGTCAGTTACAGAATGTTGTGGAACGTTGTGTTGTGCTTTCGTCCGGTACTGTCATCGAGACTGAAGATCTGCCAGCCGAGATCAAGGACGAGGAAGCACAGTTCAAAAGTGCTGTTGACCTGCTGCCCTCAAAGCTTAATCTTGCCGATACCCTGGACAAGATTGAAGCCACGCTGGTGCGCCGGGCGTTGGTAGCCAGCAATTTCATCAAAGTAGATGCCGCTGAAATGTTGGGTATCTCCAAGAGCCTTTTGCAGTATAAATTGAAGAAGTATAAGATTAGCGGGAAGTAATAAGATTACCAAAAATTAAAGCGCACTATATGCAAAGATGGTGCGCTTTTTGTTTTTGAAAGTCGGTTTATAGAGCTGAATGCGAAGCTTATTAAATGTTTTTAGGATTCTTAAACCATTTTTTAAGAGGGCTTAAGCCGCCGGGGGCATTAAAAATTATAATACATAGTCGTCATTGCCGAGTACTTGGAGTGATCCGAAAGATCGTTATCCCGCGCGTGTTCCTGCAGCACATCGTCACGGTACTCAAAGACATTGACCAGAAATCCGGCCTTGTCCTTGGTGATGAATAAGCCTTCGCGTTTGCCGTTCCTGTAGTTCATTTCATCCTTGACTTTGCCGTTGCGGTAGAAGGTGAAGGACTTGCCGTCCAGCTGGGCCTGCGCGTTGTAATGGCGCATTTCACGCAGGTTACCATCATCAAAGTATTCGTAATTGTATCCGGCCCGGTCACGGTTGACGAAGAACTTCTGCTTGATTTTGCCGTTGGGCCAAAAAATGGAATGGTATCCGTAATACTCGCCGTTGCGGTTAGTGCCCTTTTCGCGCAGCTTGCCGTCCGGGTAGTAGTGGTAGAACCTTCCGTCCATAATCCCGTTCTTGATAATAATCCGGCTCTTGGGGAAGCGCTGCTCAAAGTCGTAATATTCGGTGTAAATTCCGCTGAAAGGCTTATTGGTATCGATAAGTACAATCTTATCCTGCTCAAAGCTTAGTTCGTAGAAAGTTGCCTCCTGCTGACCGCATGCGGAAAGCAGGAATAAAAACAGGGCCATAAAACAAAGCTGCAACTTTCTTTGCATTTGCACC encodes the following:
- a CDS encoding ATP-binding protein — protein: MDSQHQDLQVKSFQLVKLLSWTLLIVIIASSLGLSVFLAKHADETLLEKQKEFALLQAENLNHQIYRRFILPTIIGYGRIGLKNKEQMDRLDQVIRSTVHSFKVNEVRIYDPELTVSYSTESEMIGSEDLAGEFIKQVLDSGKPHYEFISKKSTLALIFDFHMRPGTMQLKIVYPLRSEKSLNIDENVIMGVMEITQDITEDYQSVINFERLILFTSSFSALILFATIMAIIRRADIINEQRMKERQEFEKELNQSEKLASIGRMVSGVAHEIRNPLGIIRSSSELLLKRMKESDPVNVKILGAIHEETKRLSRTVSDFLDYARPRKIALNELDPADLLDKIYMFLESKCRESNIELRRDYMHGYKVCADDDLLYRAFYNLIGNAMQAVEEDGHIAVSIVEAEGGINVVVSDSGCGFPPEIIEKVKDPFFTTKDNGTGLGLAIVTNIVESHNGKLRIGNNPEGGARLEIFLPEKKNC
- a CDS encoding sigma-54 dependent transcriptional regulator gives rise to the protein MPANILILDDEQNYLLILEALLSDEGYTITALSDPETGLAYLDESEVDLVITDMKMPKLTGQDVLEHVKKNFPHIPVIIMTAFGSIESAVEAMKIGAFDYITKPFANEELLLSVTKAAQFAKAQQENRQLREQIKDRYSPSNIIGRSKPMMQVFDMISKAAPGSSTVLVTGESGTGKELVAQAIHQASPRCDKPFVSVNCMAFNTGVLESELFGHEKGSFTGAVARKRGRFEAADKGTLFLDEIGEISHDMQVKLLRVLQEKTIERVGGGESIKVDIRIVAATNKNLKEAVEKGEFREDLYYRLNVVSIEMPPLRERREDIPFLVDHFLATYSADNNKEFDGFAPAAMDYMTAYEWPGNVRQLQNVVERCVVLSSGTVIETEDLPAEIKDEEAQFKSAVDLLPSKLNLADTLDKIEATLVRRALVASNFIKVDAAEMLGISKSLLQYKLKKYKISGK
- a CDS encoding toxin-antitoxin system YwqK family antitoxin, producing MQRKLQLCFMALFLFLLSACGQQEATFYELSFEQDKIVLIDTNKPFSGIYTEYYDFEQRFPKSRIIIKNGIMDGRFYHYYPDGKLREKGTNRNGEYYGYHSIFWPNGKIKQKFFVNRDRAGYNYEYFDDGNLREMRHYNAQAQLDGKSFTFYRNGKVKDEMNYRNGKREGLFITKDKAGFLVNVFEYRDDVLQEHARDNDLSDHSKYSAMTTMYYNF